The Theropithecus gelada isolate Dixy chromosome 3, Tgel_1.0, whole genome shotgun sequence genomic sequence agaaaaagaaacggaAGCACTATTCCTTTCTTAGTTCCTCATCTAATAGTTTCCTGAGCAGGAAAGTTCCTAGTTCAGAAGATTATGAGTAGTATTTACTGTAAAAAATGTACATCATGTCTAAATACTAAGCCTGGCAcaaagcactcaacaaatgtttttaaatattaataatcattTATGCCTCAACCTCTAAAAGATCCCAGGAAGTCAGTATCGAAAGTTAGGGTCCTTTATTGGGTGATGTCAGCAGAGAACGGGGGAGATGAAAACAAGTCTTAGGAGTTTGAGAAGGGGCTCCCAGGACAGGCTCCTCTACTCTAAGGAGCCTGTCCTGGGAGAATGAGCAGGGTTCCAGTCTGTGCAGAAGTTGTCAGGGGGTGCCCAGAGGTATGGTGAAGGAGAGGTAGTCCCCAAGGGCACCCCAGCGGGGCCGGTAGATCTGGAAGATGGTGATCCAGGAGGTGAGCACTATCACCCAGAAGAGGAAGCCCACAGCTGAGCGCCAGACATCTGTCATGGGAAACAGAAGTGGGAAGGGTTGGCCTCCTGCTGCTCTCCAGACTTCCCTAGACCAGCCTTCCCTTCTCACCCAGAGCCCCAAAATTCTGGATCCTCCATTGTCCCTTCCCACCAAGACTCCCCCGcttccccctctccccagccaCTGGCCTCCCTCCTCTGTACTCTGGACTCACAGCCTTTGATTTGGCTCTGTTCTGTGTAGGCTGGGACAAGGAAGGCCTCTCGGAAGAACCAGAAGATGTTGACCAACCAGAGAAAAGGCAGGAAAGCAAACCCAcctagggagaaagaaaaaaaaaccacacaaaccCTAAAACCTCATAAGGCAATGAAGATCTCCAACTCCCACCCAGATCTATTTGGAAGAAACTCTCCCACACTCAAGTTCAAATGGAGATTTCTGCTGTCAGGGACTCAGGAATCTGCCTCCTCTTTGGGATCCAGCAATCTGATTCCTCAACCATCTCTTTCGCTGGACCCAAGAGTCCAGGCCCTCAATCCCCCTCCTCTCTTGGGATccagaaactgaggccccagcTTCCTCATTCCTCAGGACCCAGGCCCTCCCCGCTCAAATCCAGGAGTTGGCGTTCACAGGTGCTTCATCTCTTAGACTCACGAATCCAGGCCCCGAGGCCCTCTTCCCTCGGGTGCTCTAGTCCAGTCCCCTCTCTTTTCCTGGGACCCTAGTGATCTGCCCTTACCCAGGTAGTACTTCCGGCACAGGTTCAACTTCTCCTCATTGGACACTCGCTCCAGGTTCATAGCTGCGCTGGGGCCGGGTCGTCCCAAGGGTCTGCGGGGCAAGACCCAAGCCTTGACCCTAAGTAACAGATGCAAGGATCACGAACAACCACGCCCCTATTACAACAAATCAGAGATAAATGTAAAGGTGGGTTTGCTAAAAGCAGAGCATCCCCGCCCCCACTAGCAAGCTGGCTGGATTAAAGAGCTCTTTATATTTACTAGGGTGGGCGAAACGACCCCCAACTTACTGGGAGAGCTCACTTCCTCCGGCTGGGATGCCTTAGCCACTTTCAGTTACGGACGTATGCGCAAGATGCCCCAGGTTTCCCTGGAGATTGTAGTCTTCTTTGGGCGAGGCAACACTGAACGCATGCGCCGTTGAGAGAATTCCTGCCGGGGAGTCGCGCGTCTCCCACGCGCAAGCGCCCTGGGGCGTTTCCGAGAGCTTGGTAAGCGCCTGGAGGGGGCAACGAACTACACTTCCCAGCGCTCCTAAGCAACGGAAGTGATGTAAGAGCAGCCAGAACTGGAGGGCTTGGGTAAAAATGGGTGACTATTTAGCTTCGATATGCGGAACTGAGAAGGACAAGTGAGAACGGGCGCTGGGAGTGGACTCTCGGGGGGTCGAGGCCGGGGTACTGGGGTCCTGGGTGGTGGGGCGGTGTTTCTGGGGTGTCCCGCCTCCCCAGCCCTCGGTTCACCTCTGTCTTTGCACCTCTTCCAGGGTTAACTGCTCTTTTTACTTTAAGATCGGGGCCTGCCGGCACGGAGACCGGTGCTCCCGGCTTCACAACAAGCCGACATTCAGCCAGGTGAGACCCGGCACGGAGCTTCTGGAGTTAACGCCTCCTTGGCCCTTCCTCTTCTGGGGCCGTAGTCACCATGTCCCGCCTATTCCGAGTTCCTGAGGCCCACCCTACCGCCCGGCTTTTTTTCTGATTGGACCTTTCTGCAGGCTCCTCCCACCAGTCTTCCTGCCCGTCTCCTGGGAACTTGGTCGCGCCCCCCTGCGTACATCCTACACACCGCGGCTGTTCGTCCTTGTCAGTCCCCTCCATCCCGTTTCTGGTTTCTTAGAGGAAAAGGATCGCCGATGCACTCACCATGCTTAGGCTGGGGTGCAAGGTTCCACCCCCAACCTTCATGCCTCACTCTCTTTGCATGGAGCCCTGCCCTCTGAGCTCAGACCCCGCCCCTTTTAAATTCTGTGCAGACCATAGTGCTGCTCAACCTGTACCGGAATCCACAGAATACAGCCCAAACTGCAGACGGATCACACTGTGAGTAAGGGACCAGGCCTGGGGGCAAGGTGAATAGTCCCCAGTAGGCTACGCCCTGATTCCACCCTACCCCCCTCCCCCAGGTCATGTGAGCGACGTGGAGGTGCAGGAGCACTATGATAGCTTCTTCGAGGTGAGGGTTGGCAGGGGTAGGTTGGGTTTCTTGTGGGAGCTCAGCTGAGTTCCTCTCCGTCTTCCACAGGAGATGTTCACAGAATTGCAGGAGAAGTATGGGGAGATTGAAGAGATGAATGTGTGCGACAACCTTGGGGACCACCTCGTGGGCAACGTCTATGTCAAGGTGCTTGCTGTCCCCCACTTAGGGCCCAGAGGTGGAGGCATTTCAATGCCTGATGGTGGCCACTGAAGGCTCTCAGCTTGAAGTTCATCACTAAATCCAGTCCAGCCCCAGAGCTGCTAATGAGTACCCTGAAGATCTCTGAGTTCTCCTGCTGACCCCGACTGACATTTCCTGCAGTCCCGGCGGGAAGAGGATGCAGAGCGGGCCGTGGCTGAACTCAATAACCGCTGGTTCAATGGGCAGGCTGTGCACGCTGAACTGTCTCCTGTCACTGACTTTTGGGAGTCATGCTGTCGCCAGTATGAGATGGGGTATGGTAGTTCAAGGGTGGGATGGGCACTTGGAATCCCAGACTTTGAATGTGTGGTAGGGACTGTCAGTGACAATGGCCTCCTCCATCTCTCTATGCAGGGAATGTACCCGAGGTGGCTTCTGCAACTTCATGCATCTGCGGCCCATTTCCCAGAACCTCCGGAGGCAGCTCTATGGGCGGGGACCCAGGCGCAGGTACCTCAGGACCAGCCTGCTATGTCTCCTCATGTCCTAAGGCCCCTATATCCTCAGATGAGCCTGACCCTAAGCCCTAGTAACAAGGTTcctgagactctttttttttttttttttttttttttttttgagatggagactcgctcttttgtccaggctggaatgcagtggtgcgatcttggctcactgcaagctcggcctcccgggttcatgccattctcctgcctcagtctcccgagtagctgggactacaggcgcccaccaccacaccccggctaattttttgtatgtttagtagagacacggtttcaccatgttaaccaggatggatctcctgacctcgtgatacgcccacctcggcctcccaaagtgctgggattccaggcgtgagccaccgcgctcagcctagATTTTCTAAATCTTAAGCAACtttcaagaatatttaaaaagaggaGAGGACAGGTGAAACAGATAGTAAGGAGACTGGCATAGAGGCAGTGGTGAGTTCACACTAAGGAATATTAATAGATTAGATGGGAAAGGCATGTGTGGAATTATTGGAGGAACAGACTATATTTTGCAATAATGAAGAATACAGCCGGGACTATGTTGCTTACAATGGTAATGAACATAAAGGAACAGATACACAAGATATTTTGAAGGAATAATTGTCAGAAGTTGATAACATATATAGTTAAAGGAGAGGAAAACAATCAAAACAATACATGTTCAAAATACGTCAAATTTTACTAGATGAAATTTCAggtataggccaggcgcagtgactcacgcctgtaatcccagcgctttgggaggtcgaggcaggtgggtcacgagatcaggagccagcctggccaacatggtgaaaccctgtctctactaaaaatacaaaaaattagccaggcgtggtggtgcatgccagtagtcccagctactcagaggctgagacagaagaatcgcttgaacctggaaagtggaggttgcagtgagtcgagattgtgccactgcactccagcctgggtgacagagtgagactctatctcaaaacaaaaaacaaaaaacaaaaatttcaacaATATACCATGACAAGGAACTAAGCTTAAATGTTGTCtttggccggcgcggtggctcatgcctgtaatcccagcacttggggaggacaaggccagtggatcacaaggtcaggaaatcgaaaccatcttggctaacacgatgaaacccggtctctactaaaaacacaaaaaattggctaggcctggtggcgggcgcctgtagtcccagctactcgggaggctgaggcagaagaatggcgtgaacccaggaggcagagctgcagtg encodes the following:
- the LOC112621519 gene encoding splicing factor U2AF 26 kDa subunit isoform X1, producing the protein MGDYLASICGTEKDKVNCSFYFKIGACRHGDRCSRLHNKPTFSQTIVLLNLYRNPQNTAQTADGSHCHVSDVEVQEHYDSFFEEMFTELQEKYGEIEEMNVCDNLGDHLVGNVYVKSRREEDAERAVAELNNRWFNGQAVHAELSPVTDFWESCCRQYEMGECTRGGFCNFMHLRPISQNLRRQLYGRGPRRRYLRTSLLCLLMS
- the LOC112621520 gene encoding gamma-secretase subunit PEN-2; amino-acid sequence: MNLERVSNEEKLNLCRKYYLGGFAFLPFLWLVNIFWFFREAFLVPAYTEQSQIKGYVWRSAVGFLFWVIVLTSWITIFQIYRPRWGALGDYLSFTIPLGTP
- the LOC112621519 gene encoding splicing factor U2AF 26 kDa subunit isoform X2, which codes for MGDYLASICGTEKDKVNCSFYFKIGACRHGDRCSRLHNKPTFSQEMFTELQEKYGEIEEMNVCDNLGDHLVGNVYVKSRREEDAERAVAELNNRWFNGQAVHAELSPVTDFWESCCRQYEMGECTRGGFCNFMHLRPISQNLRRQLYGRGPRRRYLRTSLLCLLMS